The Pseudomonas parafulva genome includes a window with the following:
- the nhaA gene encoding Na+/H+ antiporter NhaA translates to MQNTKVPKAQQLAERALASLERFLHIEAVSGVVLLIAAIAALIWANSPAAASYDALWHTPITLGIGSLVYSQSLHFWINDGLMTIFFLVVGMEIRREIHEGALSSLRQASLPMLAAMGGVAVPAMVYLGFGHAPSEQQGWAVPTATDIAFAVGVLALLGKSIPSNIRVFLLALAIIDDIIAVLIIAVFYSGGLDYLGFAVAAAGLLLVLIMQRIGVGSAFAYVIPGAITWVGVLMTGAHPTLAGVVLGLMTPVTSRPMWERPVEAVSRLSEEVVGRAKAATQDASQLLTPLKHLRVAQREVLPPVLRVQSALHPWVAFGIMPLFALANAGVSLSGVNLDSETPRWVMESVMAALVIGKPVGIVGISWLMVRLGLCSLPPGVNWSGITLIGLLAGIGFTMSIFIANLAFASPAALGAAKLGVLAGSVVAASLGLAWGAWRVRGKH, encoded by the coding sequence ATGCAAAACACCAAGGTCCCCAAAGCACAGCAACTGGCCGAGCGTGCGCTGGCCAGCCTCGAACGTTTCCTGCACATCGAAGCCGTCAGTGGTGTGGTACTGCTGATCGCCGCCATCGCCGCCCTGATCTGGGCCAATTCCCCGGCCGCCGCCAGCTACGACGCCCTCTGGCACACACCAATCACGCTGGGTATCGGCTCGCTGGTCTATTCCCAGTCCCTGCATTTCTGGATCAATGATGGCCTGATGACGATCTTCTTCCTGGTGGTCGGGATGGAGATCCGCCGCGAGATCCATGAAGGTGCCCTTTCCAGCCTGCGCCAGGCGTCCTTGCCCATGCTGGCAGCCATGGGTGGGGTAGCCGTGCCTGCCATGGTCTACCTGGGCTTCGGCCATGCGCCTAGCGAGCAGCAAGGCTGGGCGGTGCCGACAGCCACCGATATCGCGTTCGCGGTCGGCGTCTTGGCGCTGCTGGGCAAGTCGATCCCGTCGAACATTCGCGTCTTTCTGCTGGCACTGGCGATCATCGACGACATCATCGCGGTGCTGATCATCGCCGTGTTCTACTCCGGTGGCCTGGACTACCTGGGCTTTGCCGTCGCGGCAGCGGGCCTGCTGCTGGTCCTGATCATGCAGCGCATCGGCGTGGGCTCGGCCTTTGCCTATGTCATCCCAGGCGCGATCACATGGGTGGGTGTGCTGATGACCGGTGCCCACCCTACCCTGGCAGGCGTCGTCCTGGGGCTGATGACCCCCGTCACCAGCCGCCCTATGTGGGAACGTCCTGTAGAGGCCGTATCGCGCCTGAGCGAAGAAGTGGTCGGCCGGGCCAAAGCCGCGACCCAGGACGCCAGCCAATTGCTTACGCCACTCAAGCACCTGCGGGTGGCGCAACGTGAAGTGCTGCCGCCGGTGTTGCGTGTGCAGAGTGCGCTGCACCCTTGGGTGGCATTCGGCATCATGCCGCTGTTCGCCTTGGCCAATGCCGGGGTGAGCCTGTCGGGCGTCAACCTGGACAGCGAAACACCGCGCTGGGTGATGGAGTCGGTGATGGCGGCGTTGGTCATCGGCAAACCGGTAGGCATCGTCGGCATCAGCTGGCTGATGGTGCGCTTGGGGCTCTGCTCGTTGCCGCCAGGGGTCAACTGGAGCGGCATCACCTTGATCGGGCTGCTGGCAGGTATCGGCTTCACCATGTCCATCTTCATTGCCAACCTGGCGTTCGCCAGCCCTGCGGCGCTGGGTGCGGCCAAGTTGGGCGTGCTGGCAGGTTCGGTGGTTGCGGCCTCGCTGGGCCTGGCATGGGGCGCATGGCGCGTGCGCGGTAAACACTGA
- a CDS encoding SDR family oxidoreductase produces MRDYPTPPFPSQPQTVPGSQPKMDPVPDCGEQTYVGHGRLEGKKALITGGDSGIGRAVAIAYAREGADVAISYLDEHEDAEETKRWVEAAGRKCLLLPGDLAQKQQCHAIVEQTVAEFGRIDILVNNAAFQMAHETFEEIEDEEWVKTFDTNITAIFRICKAALPSMPKGSSIINTSSVNSDDPSSSLLAYAATKGAIANFSAGLAQLLAKKGVRVNSVAPGPIWTPLIPATMPDEAVKNFGSSYPMGRPGQPVEVAPIYVLLGSDEASYISGSRYAVTGGKPIL; encoded by the coding sequence ATGCGCGACTACCCTACCCCACCCTTCCCCTCTCAGCCCCAGACCGTACCCGGCTCCCAGCCGAAAATGGACCCGGTACCGGACTGCGGCGAGCAGACCTACGTCGGCCATGGCCGGCTCGAAGGCAAGAAGGCGCTGATCACCGGCGGCGACAGCGGCATCGGCCGCGCGGTGGCCATCGCCTATGCCCGTGAAGGCGCCGATGTCGCCATCTCCTACCTGGATGAACACGAAGACGCCGAAGAGACCAAGCGCTGGGTGGAGGCAGCCGGGCGCAAGTGCTTACTGCTGCCAGGCGATCTGGCGCAGAAGCAGCAATGCCACGCGATCGTGGAGCAGACCGTTGCCGAGTTCGGCCGCATCGACATTCTGGTGAACAATGCCGCCTTCCAGATGGCCCACGAAACGTTCGAGGAAATCGAGGACGAGGAATGGGTAAAGACCTTCGACACCAACATCACGGCCATCTTCCGCATCTGCAAGGCCGCCCTGCCGTCCATGCCCAAAGGCAGCTCGATCATCAACACCAGCTCGGTCAACTCCGATGATCCGTCTTCATCGCTGCTGGCCTACGCGGCGACCAAAGGCGCCATTGCCAACTTCTCTGCAGGGCTTGCGCAACTGCTGGCCAAAAAAGGCGTGCGCGTCAACAGCGTCGCGCCAGGCCCGATCTGGACGCCGTTGATCCCCGCGACCATGCCCGACGAAGCCGTCAAGAATTTCGGCTCCAGCTACCCCATGGGCCGCCCTGGCCAACCGGTGGAAGTGGCGCCGATCTACGTACTGCTGGGTTCGGACGAAGCCAGCTACATCAGTGGCTCGCGCTATGCGGTCACAGGCGGCAAGCCCATTCTCTGA
- a CDS encoding NahK/ErcS family hybrid sensor histidine kinase/response regulator yields MAKPSEAQQRALAGLLGLGDQSARKSHYPELAARLEELEAERNRYKWLFENAVHGIFQASLQDGMRAANPALARMLGYDDPQAVLFSLTDLAGNLFVGGAQELHAITTTLAREHSLHGYETRLRRRDGSHIDVLMNLLRKPGHEGLVEGFVADITERKLAQQHLQQLNDELEQRVADRTDQLLEANRNLHQQITERKQIARALREARDAAQLANRSKDKYLAAASHDLLQPLNAARLLISTLRERPLAQAEQLLVERTHQALEGAEDLLTDLLDISRLDQAAVKPDIGVYHLSTVFAPLVSEFESVAEAAGLKLRSRIPDVAMGTDVRLMTRILRNFLSNACRYTSKGGVLLAARRRGPNLELQVWDTGRGIPDDRLESIFLEFNQLDVGRAAERKGVGLGLAIVERIAKILEHPVRVRSRPGRGSVFTIQVPMASCLPAATAVALPQPSMGDPLPGRRLLVLDNEASILHSMGALLGQWGCKVVTAIDQHAALDALQGQPPELILADYHLDHGILGCDVVERLREQFGCTIPAVIITADRSDEGRQALQALGMPVLNKPVKLGKLRAVLSQLLT; encoded by the coding sequence ATGGCGAAGCCCTCTGAAGCGCAGCAGCGAGCCCTGGCCGGGCTGCTGGGGCTGGGCGACCAGTCCGCGCGCAAGAGTCATTACCCGGAACTGGCTGCGCGGCTGGAAGAACTAGAAGCTGAGCGCAACCGCTACAAGTGGTTGTTCGAAAATGCCGTTCACGGAATCTTTCAGGCCAGCCTGCAGGACGGCATGCGCGCCGCCAACCCGGCCCTGGCGCGGATGCTGGGCTATGACGACCCCCAAGCCGTACTGTTTTCGCTGACCGACCTTGCCGGCAACCTTTTCGTCGGGGGCGCTCAGGAACTGCACGCCATCACCACGACCTTGGCCCGCGAGCATAGCCTGCACGGTTACGAAACCCGCCTGCGCCGCCGCGATGGCAGCCACATCGACGTGCTCATGAACCTGCTGCGCAAACCTGGGCATGAAGGCTTGGTGGAAGGGTTCGTGGCCGATATCACCGAGCGCAAGCTGGCGCAGCAGCACTTGCAGCAACTCAACGATGAGCTTGAGCAGCGGGTGGCCGACCGCACCGATCAACTGCTCGAAGCCAACCGCAACCTGCATCAGCAGATCACCGAGCGCAAGCAGATTGCCCGGGCCCTGCGCGAGGCCCGGGACGCCGCACAGCTGGCCAACCGCAGCAAAGACAAATACCTGGCGGCGGCCAGCCATGACCTGCTGCAACCGCTCAATGCCGCCCGCTTGCTGATTTCGACCCTGCGCGAGCGGCCGCTGGCGCAGGCCGAACAACTGCTGGTGGAACGCACTCATCAGGCCTTGGAAGGGGCCGAAGACCTGCTGACCGACCTGCTGGACATCTCGCGACTTGATCAGGCCGCCGTGAAGCCGGACATCGGCGTGTACCACCTGAGCACCGTGTTCGCGCCACTGGTGTCCGAGTTCGAATCGGTGGCCGAAGCCGCAGGCCTCAAGCTCAGATCACGTATTCCCGACGTTGCCATGGGCACCGATGTGCGGCTGATGACCCGCATCCTGCGTAACTTTCTCAGCAATGCTTGCCGCTACACGTCAAAGGGCGGCGTGCTGTTGGCGGCGCGGCGGCGTGGCCCTAACCTCGAACTGCAGGTGTGGGATACCGGGCGCGGTATCCCGGACGATCGCCTGGAGTCGATCTTCCTCGAGTTCAACCAGTTGGATGTGGGCCGGGCAGCCGAGCGCAAGGGGGTTGGGCTGGGCCTGGCGATCGTCGAGCGCATCGCCAAGATACTCGAGCATCCGGTACGGGTGCGCTCACGACCAGGGCGAGGGTCGGTGTTCACGATTCAGGTACCGATGGCAAGCTGTCTGCCAGCGGCCACGGCAGTGGCGCTACCGCAGCCGAGCATGGGCGATCCCCTGCCGGGGCGGCGGCTACTGGTGCTGGACAACGAGGCGAGTATCTTGCACAGCATGGGCGCCCTGTTGGGGCAGTGGGGCTGCAAGGTCGTCACGGCCATCGATCAGCATGCAGCCTTGGACGCGCTGCAAGGGCAGCCGCCGGAATTGATCCTGGCAGATTACCACTTGGACCACGGCATTCTGGGGTGCGACGTGGTGGAGCGGTTGCGTGAGCAGTTCGGGTGCACGATCCCCGCCGTCATCATCACCGCCGACCGCAGCGACGAAGGCAGGCAGGCGTTGCAGGCGCTGGGCATGCCGGTGCTGAACAAACCGGTCAAACTCGGGAAACTGCGCGCGGTGCTGAGTCAACTGCTGACCTAA